From Halorussus lipolyticus:
GAACGCTCGCGTAGTCGGTCGCGTTCGGGAACGAGGCGTTGTCGTACAGCACTGCACCCGACGAGGCGACGGTCACGTCAACCGGCCCGGCGTCGGGCGAGGCGTGAATCAGGCGCACCGTGGCGTTCTCGTCGCTCGGCGACTCGAAGTCGTCAACGTAGATTTCGGGCGCGAAGGTCTCCTCGCTGACCTCGCCGGTGGCCGCGATGGTGTACATCGTGTCGGCCTCGACCGAGACGTTGCCCTCGAAGACGACCGTCTCGTTCTCCGAGGTCTGAATCGTCACGGTGTGTTCTCCGGCCGAGAGTTCGAGGTAGTCGCTGACGGTGCCGAACTCGACGCCTTCGAGCGCGGCGCTCCCGTCAACCAGCACGTCCACGGCGGGCGCGTCCGGCGAGAGGTGCGCGACCCGAACCTGTGCAGACCCGTCTTCCTGTCCGCTTGCTCCCACTGTTACCATTCCGACGCCGACGAAACTCAGCATCACCAGCATAGCGACGCCGAGCGTCGCCATCCGTCCTATCGTGTTGTT
This genomic window contains:
- a CDS encoding DUF4397 domain-containing protein, which translates into the protein MSEQQNNTIGRMATLGVAMLVMLSFVGVGMVTVGASGQEDGSAQVRVAHLSPDAPAVDVLVDGSAALEGVEFGTVSDYLELSAGEHTVTIQTSENETVVFEGNVSVEADTMYTIAATGEVSEETFAPEIYVDDFESPSDENATVRLIHASPDAGPVDVTVASSGAVLYDNASFPNATDYASVPAGDYSLEIRPATADNDGEVLTTVNVSLEGGTAYSAIAAGYLSPDDEPADTPFEVLLATDSSGEMMGTEMGNETTTEM